The Candidatus Hamiltonella defensa 5AT (Acyrthosiphon pisum) DNA window TAGGAAGCCTGGTGACGGCTTTATCAGCAGGCGCTTCAGACATGAGCGGTTGGTTATTAATGGGCTTGCCAGGGGCTATTTTTCTTTATGGTATTTCAAGTAGCTGGATTGCTGTGGGTTTAATTATTGGCGCTTATCTTAATTGGTTATTCGTAGCGGGACGTTTACGTGTACACACAGAGGTCAACAAAGATTCTCTCACCCTACCTAATTATTTTTCTAATCGATTTAATGATCAAAGCAAGCTTCTACGAGTGATATCCGCGTTTGTTATTTTGGTTTTTTTTACTATTTATTGTGCATCAGGAATAGTGGCCAGTGCTCGTCTTCTGGAAACCACCTTTGAGATGCCGTATTCAACTGCGCTGTGGTTAGGTGCTGCCGCGACGATTGCCTATACTTTTATTGGTGGTTTTTTGGCCATCAGTTGGACGGATAGCGTTCAGGCGACGTTAATGATTTTTGCTTTAATTTTGACGCCCATCATGGTGATGTTATCAGTTGGAGGCTTTGATGCTTCCATCGCCATGATAAAAGCGAAAAATGCCGCGAATTTGAACATGTTTGAGGGGCTCAATGGTATTGGGATTATTTCTTTTCTTGGTTGGGGCTTGGGATATTTTGGCCAACCTCATATCCTGGCTCGCTTTATGGCCGCCGATTCCCATCACACGATTCACAGAGCGCGTCGTATTAGTATCACGTGGATGATCTTGTGTTTGACGGGTGCCATCGGAGTGGGCTTGTTTGGGATTGCTTACTTTTCACAGCATCCAGAAAATGCTATAGGCGTATCACAAAATTCAGAGCGTGTATTTATTGAATTAACGAAATTACTCTTTAATCCCTGGATAGCGGGTATTTTATTATCCGCGGTCCTTTCTGCCGTCATGAGCAGCCTGAGCTGCCAATTATTAGTGTGCTCCAGTGCGATAACTGAAGATTTGTATAAACCTTTTTTCCGTCAAAATGCCAGCCAAAAAGAACTGATATGGGTAGGGCGTTCTATGGTGTTGCTGGTTGCCTTAGTGGCCGTCAGCCTTGCATCTGATCCTGACAACCGCGTTCTCAGTTTAGTCAGCTATGCCTGGGCTGGTTTTGGAGCCGCGTTTGGGCCGGTGATACTCATTTCTGTCTTTTGGAAGAATATGACACGCAATGGGGCGTTAACAGGGATGCTGGTGGGCGCGGCCACCGTTATCATCTGGAAGCAAGGCGCATGGTTTGGTTTATATGAAATTATTCCAGGTTTTTTATTTTCTTCTATCACGATCTACTTCGTCAGTTTATACGGCAAAAAACCGCATCAAAAAATCCTGGATCGCTTTGAAAAATCAGAAACACAATTTAAAGTGACAGAGTAATGATTCCATTGACACAGCAAATGTTCTCATCGCGTTTCGGGGTATTTGACTCCTCCGACGATTTATTGGAAATGATTTTCAGTCCAACGATAAAGATCTTTGACTGTGTTAATGTGCATAAAGTCTTTTTCTGTCATTTCAATTTTAAATTTTTCACTGATCATAATGACCATATCGATGAGCGCCACAGAATCCGCATACAAATCATCCACCAGG harbors:
- the putP gene encoding sodium/proline symporter PutP, yielding MTISTPMLVIFLIYIFGMIFIGFIAYKATHSFNDYILGGRRLGSLVTALSAGASDMSGWLLMGLPGAIFLYGISSSWIAVGLIIGAYLNWLFVAGRLRVHTEVNKDSLTLPNYFSNRFNDQSKLLRVISAFVILVFFTIYCASGIVASARLLETTFEMPYSTALWLGAAATIAYTFIGGFLAISWTDSVQATLMIFALILTPIMVMLSVGGFDASIAMIKAKNAANLNMFEGLNGIGIISFLGWGLGYFGQPHILARFMAADSHHTIHRARRISITWMILCLTGAIGVGLFGIAYFSQHPENAIGVSQNSERVFIELTKLLFNPWIAGILLSAVLSAVMSSLSCQLLVCSSAITEDLYKPFFRQNASQKELIWVGRSMVLLVALVAVSLASDPDNRVLSLVSYAWAGFGAAFGPVILISVFWKNMTRNGALTGMLVGAATVIIWKQGAWFGLYEIIPGFLFSSITIYFVSLYGKKPHQKILDRFEKSETQFKVTE
- a CDS encoding acyl carrier protein, giving the protein MNSSFPDGDTLNKEQNTTHQMRREARIRDILIDCLGCNEEDITPEKHLVDDLYADSVALIDMVIMISEKFKIEMTEKDFMHINTVKDLYRWTENHFQ